A window of Eubalaena glacialis isolate mEubGla1 chromosome 11, mEubGla1.1.hap2.+ XY, whole genome shotgun sequence genomic DNA:
TACCAAAATTCTTATAAATTCCAAGACTTTCACCTACTTCCCATCTCTGTCAACGTCATTCCATAGTGAAAATTGTTTTTCAAGACAGAGAAATGAACTAAAATTGTCTTATCTTTCCGCCAGCTCTCACCATAGTGATAATTTCCTGGGAAAGGGACTCACTTTAACATCCCTCGCAAACTAGCTATAATTACCTATTATTATTCAGACTGTTgtgatttaaaattcatttacatatataatatataccagAGGAAAGCTGTGGAGAAGGAGCATAAAGCTTAAGATAATATAGTCGGGCCTGCGAACATGGCGCTGCGAGTGGCGCGCAGCGTGCGGGCCGCGGTCTGCAGCCTGCGCGCCATCTCTGCGCCCAACGCGCCCTGCCCGCCGCGGCCCTGGGGACTGCGGGCGGGCGCCGTCTGGGCGCTGCGCCCCGGCCCCGCTCTGCTGTCGGGTCGTAAATTCACAGACAAACATGAATGGGTAATAACAGAATACGGTGTTGGAACAGTGGGAATCAGCAATTTTGCACAGGAAGCTTTGGGAGATGTTGTTTACTGTAGTCTGCCTGAAGTTGGGACAAAATTGAACAAACAAGAGGCATTTGATGCTTTGGAAAGTGTGAAAGCTGCTAGTGAACTCTATTCTCCTCTATCAGGAGAAGTAACTGAAATTAATGAAGCTCTAGCAGAAAATCCAGGACTTGTCAACAAATCTTGTTATGAAGATGGTTGGCTGATCAAGATGACACTCAGTAACCCTTCAGAACTAGATGAACTAATGAGTGAAGAAGCAtatgagaaatacataaaatctatTGAGGAGTGAAAATGGAACCCCTAAATAAACTAGTTTGAAACAACTTAATCTAGCATAGTTGTCTTAAATTAGTGgtggatagatttttaaaaagcaacttttaGCAAAAGAAACTACTTGAAACAATGTTGCCTGAAGAAAATACCCCTTAACTTCTTAATGATTTCAGATAAACGCTATGCATCTTTTTCACAACACCCTGTGATTTTTAGGCTAGTCTCCAGTTATAATACTCAGAATTCCTGAAATTATCTGTGGTAACACtagttataaaaattatgtaattcaAGGATAACATTGTTATCTTaaccttatataatattgtaacttGCTTACAGCCATCCCTGGATTTGGGTCAAAATACTCAAAATGAACTTGCCACTGGAAATAAATGACAGTGGAGAAAAGTTTGTTAATTGTATAGTGTCCAGTGAAGAACATTACTATCTTAATTTTGCAATATACTGTGTTTGCTGGTGCTATTTTTATACAGTGAAGCAACAGCCTTGCAGGAAAATAAGAAacagtttaataataaaatattcaacttcttaaaaaaaaaaaaaaaaagagaatatagtcgggaattctctggtggtccagtggttaggactgtgctCTTACTGCTGAgaccccaggttcaatccctggtcagggaactaataagATACTGCAAGTCGCACggcccagccaaaaaaaatttttaataaaaattaaaaaaataattaaaaattttaaaagacacccttttttaaaaaaagagagaatacagTCGTTTGGTTTAGTAAGAACACGAAAGTGATACAATAAATAGGAgaatgataaaaattaattttggacTTATTTCATGCCTCTATCACTTCCCTGATTAAAGGAGAGATGaacacagtcctaaccactggaccaccagggaattcccttgactGACTTTCGAACTGTTCATATTCAACcgacattttaaattactgagaGCCTCTGATGATTAAAATTAATAAGGGCCATTACATACACTGTAATGCACTATAATGGTGCAGTTGGACAAACTTAGGTATGAATCCTGGTTTCACCACTTATTAGCCAaggaacctctctgagccttactttCCTCAGTGGCAAAAAGGATACtgggataactaataaaaattaatatacagcatACCTAGCATTGTTCCTGGCAGTtaggaggtactcaataaatcaccgtatattaagaaaataaaaaggctaaATGtgacttttaatgtttttttcctcccatcTACACATGTACCCTTACTACCCACAGTATGTGCTTTTGAATTTATCTAGGGGAGTTGTAACACCAAATTCTATCATTAGTGTTTAAAACAGCAGCAATAAAATActgtaaaacaaagaataaaatgcacAGTAATCTAACATTTTGTTTCTAACCACTGGATTTACCACTGAAAAAGGATAATCATATCGAAGTCTTCAAATTATACATAATTCCCATTAAAAATAGCTTGGGGTTGATTAGTAATGCAGAAATAACTGTTCTGAATACACAGTGTACttctgaaaggagaaagaaactgtggataaaatttcatgttttcagAAAATTTCCTAGATAAAATATAGCAAGGAGATGTTGTTTGATGATAAagcatgaaagaatgctgaagCAAAGTAGAGATGTACATAGTAAAGAAGAACCTCAAACTCAAGTATCCTAGAGGCTTTCGCTAACAAGACCAAATTAATTTCTCTAGTAGGGcctgaagaaaaatgaatagtAGCCATCTATCATGTTCTGTGAATAAGagtctaaaaaatatttatagtactATTAACAGTAATGGAAACCAAAAAGGGGGTGAAAATATCCCAAATTCTACCATCACAACAAATTAACTATTATTATCCTTTTCATCTTCCCCTCAATTACTATTTGCACAAATAAACTTTACATATTTATAATCATAATACAGTAACATTAAGCATAAAAATCTGAATTAATATTAAGAAGTAACtcttcaggggacttccctggcagtccagtggttaagactctgcgcttccaatgcagggggtgcacgttcgatccccggtcggggaactaagatcccacatgccactcggcggggtcaaaaaaaaaaaaaaaaaaaaagtggtaactCTTCAGATCCATACCATCCTGAGATCCCTGAAGTGACAATGTAAATGGGCACTTACATATTGGGTACCTTTTAATGATAAGGCTCTCTAAGTTTATGCCCACAGTGCAATTATATAATCTGATACAGTACAGCTGACATTTTAAACCTCCCAAGCATAAACTCCAAGGTAACTTTTTAATATGAGAACTAGACTTCCCCTTGTCTTAATCTGTCCAGTTTACTAGATAAATACTAAAAGCAGATATTCTATTTATATCTAGTGTTACAGAAACACATCACAGCTTTAAACTGTCAGTGACAGTAtgacaaaagaataaaagatgGAAATGCTACTCCATGAAAATATACAGATGTTCATCTATGCATTTGTGAACTCCTTTTCCTAAACTGGTTTCCTTCAACTTTTGCTTAATATGGCAATGAATAATTCAGatgtatgcattttatttaacGTATTCTGagttttctgttctgttcttttAATACTGATTATGTAATAAATGAATCAGCTAACATACTCTTGAGGACTTATTCtaagaaaatgatttaaaatgagaaaactggacttccctggtggtgcagtgttaagaatccacctgccaatgcaggggacacggctttgagccctggtcctggaagatcccacatgccgcagagcaactgagcccgcgtgccacaactactgaagcccgtgcgccttgagcccgtgctccgcaacaagagaagtgcaatgagaagcccgcgcaccacaatgaagagtagcccccgctagctgcaactagagaaaagcccacgcgcagcaatgaagacccaatgcagccataaataaataaataaataaataaaatgagaaagctATATGTTCTattatattctatatttaaaatacaggaaATCTTGAAACTGCCTGAGTATttgacaaaagagaaataaactgtGGCAAACAACTTGATATAATATTACGCAGTAATTTAAAATCACCCCTCTGaaagtgaaatataaaacaaGGATCCCTACTATTGTGACTCTTATTTAAAAAAGACAAGAATGAAATGAGgtacaaatattaaaaaggaataggtaaaattatttgtagatgacatgacagtatacctggaaaataactaaaaatcactaaagaaagtcactaaaaattattgaaagcaataaGATTGTAATACagccattttaaaattaacacaCAATAAGTCAATAGGTTTCCTATATACAAATAAGAGCCagttagaaataaaatggaagaaaagatccTATTTGCAATAGCAACGAAAACTATACAATACGAAGCTTAAACTTAGCAAGAAATGTGTAGgatcaataagaaaataatgaaactataGTATGAgtcaatcaaaataaaaattccaaaataatttattagGGGTACCTGACAAAATATGTCCAATTCATCTGAAAGCGTAAGAgactaatcaggaaaaaaaatttttaagtagtaataaggaaaaatattaaaactttcaTAAAGGAAGAGTTATTAAAACAAAgtatcagaaaaataataaaattaaaacaggcaactcacaagagaaaacaaatgcaaataataaatgaaaatatatttaactccCTAATAATCAGACAACACTAATTAAAGCAAGAATCTTTTTTTCCCACATCATACTGGCAAAGATTGATATCAATGGGAGTATAAATTGTTAGTTTTCTGAAATTCAGTTTAGCTGTAAATATCAAAACATTAAATGTATAAAACCTTTGACCCActaatgcttaaaaaaatttttttttgaggtcAAATTAACATAACATACAAGTACCtatttaaaagtgtacaattcagggacttccctggtggcgcagcatcttccacatgccgcggagcaactaagcccatgcgccacaactactgagcctgcactctaaagcccacgtgccacaactactgaagcccatgtgcctagagcccgtgctccacaacaagagaagccactgcaatgagaagccccagcatgccacaactagagaaagtctgcacgcagcaacgaagacccaacgcagccataaataaataaatagatttaaaaaaataataataaaagtgtacaattcagtggcatttagtgcattAACGATGTTGTGCGACTACCACCTCCCTCTATTTTCAAAACTTTCATCACCCTAGAAAAGCCCCTCTGTCCATTAAGGaatcactccccattctcccctcaccCCATCTTCTGGCAACCACTGTCTCTACGGATTttcctattctagatatttcatataaatggaatcatacagtatgtgacctttttttgtctggcttctttcacttagcagaatgttttccaggttcactcacattgtagcatgtatcactacttcatttctttttatggctgaataatatttcatcaaaTGGATATActacttttgtttatccattggacatttaggttgtttccaccttttggctattatgaatagtgctgctataaacatctgtgtacaagtttctgtgtggatgtacgttttcatttctcctagaaatatacctagaagtagaattgctcacttacaaaattttaatctaaaaagtataaacaacAATATTCATCAGAGCATTACTTACAACagtgaaattttagaaaaaaaagtacatCAGTAGGGTTAAGCATATCCTAGTACA
This region includes:
- the LOC133101191 gene encoding glycine cleavage system H protein, mitochondrial-like; translation: MALRVARSVRAAVCSLRAISAPNAPCPPRPWGLRAGAVWALRPGPALLSGRKFTDKHEWVITEYGVGTVGISNFAQEALGDVVYCSLPEVGTKLNKQEAFDALESVKAASELYSPLSGEVTEINEALAENPGLVNKSCYEDGWLIKMTLSNPSELDELMSEEAYEKYIKSIEE